The following proteins are co-located in the Phaeodactylum tricornutum CCAP 1055/1 chromosome 2, whole genome shotgun sequence genome:
- a CDS encoding predicted protein: MASKKRSAAALSEDGELANDEILELHQFVEGCSGYFQCRACRMLPLDLRAFGSISLGRPSVEFVQNHSKICRGEVFCLDHLAKTMKEFIKTETNINSSILLQPRFKVIIREIVAHNEILVEVFTHGVEAVMKKKADADFATPGLWKKLPNKVSYEKVADAFEGFIVTTTDLFGKLGEFTLLLRYLQSICPALSVPAEVLASSAAAKKRAAEDAKNAPPPSSDEESDEE, translated from the coding sequence ATGGCGAGCAAGAAACGTAGTGCTGCTGCACTCAGCGAGGATGGGGAACTTGCTAATGATGAAATCCTGGAGCTGCATCAGTTCGTGGAGGGGTGCTCTGGATATTTTCAGTGCAGGGCCTGCCGTATGCTTCCATTGGACTTGCGTGCCTTCGGATCTATCTCATTGGGCCGTCCTTCAGTCGAATTCGTTCAAAATCATAGCAAGATTTGTAGGGGCGAAGTCTTCTGTTTGGATCATTTGGCCAAAACAATGAAAGAGTTCATCAAAACTGAAACTAACATCAACAGCAGCATTCTTTTGCAGCCTCGGTTCAAAGTCATTATCCGAGAAATTGTTGCGCATAACGAGATACTTGTGGAAGTATTCACACATGGTGTTGAAGCTGTCATGAAAAAAAAAGCTGATGCCGATTTCGCCACTCCAGGGCTTTGGAAAAAACTCCCCAACAAGGTATCTTATGAAAAGGTCGCGGATGCCTTCGAAGGCTTCATTGTGACAACTACGGATCTTTTTGGTAAACTGGGAGAGTTCACGCTGCTCTTGCGCTACTTACAGTCGATCTGTCCGGCTCTGAGCGTGCCGGCAGAGGTGCTGGCGTCGAGTGCGGCTGCCAAGAAGCGAGCGGCAGAAGACGCTAAAAACGCTCCCCCGCCGTCTTCTGATGAAGAATCGGATGAAGAGTAA
- a CDS encoding predicted protein produces MEVFFARCHCGRVQGRFICNATHLTAIDCNCSDCYMRKNVHIVVPISAFQISMEESLEDATILYEWGTKAAARRFCKVCGIMPWYKPRSNPDGVAITIYCVDWTKNGTSQPPKIDVMNFDGANWEQSMEK; encoded by the coding sequence ATGGAAGTTTTTTTTGCTCGCTGCCATTGCGGCCGCGTTCAAGGTCGTTTTATTTGCAACGCAACCCACTTGACAGCTATAGACTGCAATTGTTCCGATTGCTACATGCGCAAGAATGTACATATCGTCGTCCCCATTTCGGCCTTTCAAATCTCTATGGAAGAATCTTTGGAAGACGCAACAATACTTTATGAATGGGGCACAAAGGCCGCCGCTAGACGATTTTGTAAAGTGTGTGGTATAATGCCTTGGTATAAGCCAAGGTCCAATCCTGACGGGGTCGCGATAACAATTTACTGTGTTGACTGGACAAAAAATGGTACGTCGCAACCGCCTAAAATTGATGTGATGAACTTCGATGGGGCAAATTGGGAGCAGTCCATGGAGAAA